From Podospora bellae-mahoneyi strain CBS 112042 chromosome 5, whole genome shotgun sequence:
CACGCTTGCTCTGATGGCCACAAATGCGGCTTTGAGGGATCCAGTTCGGTGTAAAGAGGATGGAACCCTGGCAGCTGTTTTGTTGCTGGGCATGTTTGAGGTATGTCTGAGCCGCCGCTTGTTTTGCAGTCATTTGTGGAAAAGGGCTTACCTCTCTGATCTTTCAGAACATCACCGCCAGACAAGACACCGGGTCAGCCTGGGGTTCCCACGTCGAGGGAGCAGTCCAGCTCGTCAAGGCCCGAGGGAAGAAACAGCTCAAGTCAAAGCTGGGGGTGCAGTTATTTGTCGTTGTACGGTCACAGCTAGTATGTGTCATTCTTTCTGTTTCGTTGCTCTTTTCCATGCTTCTGGGCTGACACGTTGTAGATCATCCACAACTTCATCACTgccacacccctccccatgGGGGTTTCATGGTGGTTAAACGAGGACGCAAACTCGGATCCAACTGCCAACGCGTGCGAGCGACTCAACCTCTTGACGGCCGAACTGAGAAGCGAGGCGTacggcttcttctccagcccaCTATCGTTCTCCTCTTCGCCAGCATCCATCGCCGCGGTCGAAGAGTTCCTCGCTCGAGCTCGAGCCCTCGATGCCGAGGCTGTCGAGTGGTTCGCCACATTACCCCGGTCCTGGCAAATCGAATCCATCCCGTATTCGTCATCCGGCAACGAGAATATTTTCCCTGGTGTTGTGCATGTGTACCCGGATATGTGGACAGCAgccatcttcaacctcgcACGTGCTACTCGAATGGTGCTCATGTCGATCATCGTGCGGTGTGCCGCGTTTTTGGTCCGGCCGGGAGACTATCGGACCACGGCAGAGTATGCCTTTGCCGCGAGGACGGCGAGCAGTGTGGTGAGTGAAGTGATTGCGAGTGTTCCATATCATCTTGGGCATCTCCCGCCACGGAAAGACAAGAGGGGGAATCCAATAGAAAACAGTCTTAATGGTAGAGGATTGGGGGGGTATTTCTTGACGTGGCCATTGGCGTGTGTCGTTACTCACGATCATGTAACCGATGCTCGTAAGTCACTATCCCGCTATGTTTagggagaaggaagctgCTGA
This genomic window contains:
- a CDS encoding hypothetical protein (EggNog:ENOG503NVP3; COG:S) is translated as MVYLGRPSKGCQMCRTRRIKCDETKPTCNQCAKARRQCPGYRDEFDLLLRNENQAAARRALKANTAAASSSSSSSSKKATASNKNAQPHPRQQALQLSRSQTAALTNSLSIPVEDLATCHFLSNFVLVPPQEQHSARGYNHFLLPLLQQYSNGTNRKEITHLQHAFNACALASLGERYGVPSPGRGHGRLTTGKEKETLLRKGAEEYTLALMATNAALRDPVRCKEDGTLAAVLLLGMFENITARQDTGSAWGSHVEGAVQLVKARGKKQLKSKLGVQLFVVVRSQLIIHNFITATPLPMGVSWWLNEDANSDPTANACERLNLLTAELRSEAYGFFSSPLSFSSSPASIAAVEEFLARARALDAEAVEWFATLPRSWQIESIPYSSSGNENIFPGVVHVYPDMWTAAIFNLARATRMVLMSIIVRCAAFLVRPGDYRTTAEYAFAARTASSVVSEVIASVPYHLGHLPPRKDKRGNPIENSLNGRGLGGYFLTWPLACVVTHDHVTDAQREYVRGRLRYIGDEHGIKYARVLFGVNLRLPSMLIFKDGKLAAAAAASKIPGAHSVGGSAGAVMRAAGLTSRLRSV